In Coffea arabica cultivar ET-39 chromosome 9e, Coffea Arabica ET-39 HiFi, whole genome shotgun sequence, the genomic window TCAGCTCTTTTATTCTGACTCCGAGGAACTTGTTCGAGCGTGAATTGTTTGAACAGACCCCTCAACTCATGCGCTTTGGCAACGTATCTCTTTAGCGATTCTTCTTTAATTTCGTAATTCCCCAAGACTTGGTTCACTATAAGCTGTGAGTCGCTATGGACCCTTAGCGATTCATCTCTCAACTTTCGAGCTACTTCCATCCCCGTGATCAGAGTTTCATATTCGAACTTGTTATTGGAGACCCTGAAGTCGATCCTCAAGGTGTAAGCCAGTTCTTCCCCGTGGGTTGATGAGAATGAGTCTAGCCCCGCACTCCTCCTTGCTTGAGGCTCCGTCCACGTACAACATCCAGGTCGGAATATCCAGTTCGGCCGCTTCCTTAGGTTGTTCAACCGCTTCCTTGGGCTATTCGGCATTAGACTCCGTTATGGCCTGTTCGGTCTTCTGCAACCCGAAGGAAACTCTTTTCGCGATGAAATCAGCCAGCGCTTGGGCTTTGATAGCCGTTCGGGGCTAGAAACCCAGATCATATTCGGACAGCTCGACAGCCATTTGAGCATCCTTCCCGACATATCAGGTTTGGACAGGATCTGCTTCAAGGGCTGGTCGGTCACCACCACGATGGGGTGAA contains:
- the LOC140014696 gene encoding uncharacterized protein, which codes for MPNSPRKRLNNLRKRPNWIFRPGCCTWTEPQARRSAGLDSFSSTHGEELAYTLRIDFRVSNNKFEYETLITGMEVARKLRDESLRVHSDSQLIVNQVLGNYEIKEESLKRYVAKAHELRGLFKQFTLEQVPRSQNKRADALSKLASNSFGTLNREVLAEVVKRQAYEQLDTTVIQVVNSWMDPIVQYLANRELPSNRDETRKLLLNSRRYVLTDGVLYRKLCLSP